A region of Halalkaliarchaeum desulfuricum DNA encodes the following proteins:
- a CDS encoding aldo/keto reductase, protein MSGTFDRLGYGTYKLEDPEECAAAVAHAIDVGYRHIDTAQGYDNEASVADGIERSGVDRDELFVATKLSTDNLGYDDVIETATESRERLRVETIDLLYVHWPIRTYDPDETLPALDRLVEEGVIEHVGLSNFRPDQLEAAIDRLESSVFAHQVECHPLLQQRELREIAVEDDHWLVAYSPIARNRVAENDTLREIADEYDASPAQVSLAWLLSKENVAPIPKAASFDHIEENWAARELDLDHDALARIDAIETEERIVDFEQAPWNEAGNV, encoded by the coding sequence ATGAGCGGAACCTTCGACCGGCTCGGTTACGGGACGTACAAGCTCGAGGACCCCGAAGAGTGTGCGGCGGCTGTCGCCCACGCGATCGACGTCGGCTATCGGCACATCGACACGGCGCAAGGATACGACAACGAGGCGTCCGTCGCCGACGGGATCGAGCGGTCGGGAGTCGACCGCGACGAGCTGTTCGTGGCGACGAAGCTCTCGACGGACAACCTCGGATACGACGACGTCATCGAAACGGCAACGGAGAGCCGCGAGCGGCTGCGTGTCGAGACGATCGATCTGCTGTACGTCCACTGGCCGATCCGGACGTACGACCCCGACGAGACGCTGCCGGCGCTGGATCGACTCGTCGAGGAGGGCGTGATCGAGCACGTCGGCCTCTCGAACTTCCGTCCCGACCAGCTCGAGGCGGCGATCGACCGGCTCGAGAGCTCTGTGTTCGCCCACCAGGTCGAGTGTCATCCGCTGCTCCAGCAGCGGGAACTCAGGGAGATCGCCGTCGAAGACGACCACTGGCTGGTGGCGTACTCCCCGATCGCTCGGAATCGGGTGGCCGAAAACGACACGCTCCGGGAGATCGCCGACGAGTACGACGCCTCGCCCGCCCAGGTGAGTCTGGCGTGGCTGCTCTCGAAGGAGAACGTCGCCCCGATCCCGAAGGCCGCGAGTTTCGATCACATCGAAGAGAACTGGGCGGCCCGGGAACTCGATCTCGACCACGACGCGCTCGCCCGAATCGACGCCATCGAAACCGAAGAGCGGATCGTCGACTTCGAACAGGCGCCCTGGAACGAGGCCGGAAACGTTTAG
- a CDS encoding SRPBCC family protein, translating to MREVTVEGFVRESPPSIKRHLTPERVVEYEGSFEVDRVETAGEATLVTATGPGLSMTLRFETRDGRMYYTQEGETGPFAAMETWIDVEPENEGSRVRFTSAVELSAPLPFGDRIAAWKRKGELKRAIRSLREDVE from the coding sequence ATGCGCGAGGTCACCGTCGAGGGGTTCGTCCGGGAGTCGCCGCCGTCGATAAAGCGGCATCTCACCCCCGAACGGGTCGTCGAATACGAGGGGAGTTTCGAGGTCGACCGCGTGGAGACGGCCGGCGAGGCGACCCTGGTGACGGCGACGGGGCCGGGGCTCTCGATGACGCTGCGGTTCGAAACCCGCGACGGGCGGATGTACTACACGCAGGAGGGAGAAACCGGCCCGTTCGCGGCGATGGAGACGTGGATCGATGTCGAACCGGAAAACGAGGGCTCCCGGGTGCGGTTCACCTCCGCGGTGGAGCTGTCCGCGCCGCTACCGTTCGGGGATCGGATCGCCGCCTGGAAGCGGAAGGGGGAGCTGAAACGGGCGATACGGTCGCTGCGCGAGGACGTCGAGTGA
- a CDS encoding TRAM domain-containing protein produces the protein MPNCPLADDCPSFQERIQGMGCQHYGDRGGAEWCNHYNMPISELKQQPVQPGEEVLVEVDDIHESGAGVGRTDDGFIVLIDGLLPEARAKVRIDRVKSNHATAKEVVERLPLESEEDDEGDEAEVDDEDGADDGADDGESADDDETSSSRERLGSRENFWGG, from the coding sequence ATGCCGAACTGTCCGCTCGCAGACGACTGCCCGAGTTTTCAGGAACGAATCCAGGGAATGGGATGCCAGCACTACGGAGATCGCGGGGGCGCCGAGTGGTGCAATCACTACAACATGCCCATCTCCGAGCTGAAACAACAGCCGGTCCAGCCGGGCGAGGAGGTCCTCGTCGAAGTCGACGACATCCACGAGAGCGGCGCCGGCGTCGGTCGGACTGACGACGGGTTCATCGTCCTGATCGACGGACTGTTGCCGGAGGCCAGGGCGAAAGTGCGGATCGATCGGGTGAAGTCGAACCACGCCACTGCAAAGGAGGTCGTCGAACGGCTCCCGCTGGAGTCGGAGGAGGACGACGAGGGCGACGAGGCCGAGGTGGACGACGAGGACGGAGCTGACGACGGAGCTGACGACGGAGAGTCGGCGGACGATGACGAGACGTCGTCCAGCCGGGAGCGGCTCGGGAGCCGGGAGAACTTCTGGGGCGGCTAA
- the hisA gene encoding 1-(5-phosphoribosyl)-5-[(5-phosphoribosylamino)methylideneamino]imidazole-4-carboxamide isomerase: MSPFSEFEVVPAVDVSGGEVVQLVQGERGTEKRYGDPTEAARRWIDAGARTLHLVDLDGAFEGERVNADAFAEIIEAVDVDLQLGGGIRTAADARELLDLGVDRVILGTAAVENPDIVEEISETHPGRVMVSLDAKGEEVVVAGWTESTGLDPAEAAKRYEALGAGAVLFTDVDVEGQLEGVNAELVSRVAGAVEIPVVASGGVASVDDVRTLKEAGAAAVVVGTALYEGAFTLEEAMAAVR; the protein is encoded by the coding sequence ATGAGTCCGTTTTCAGAATTCGAAGTCGTTCCGGCCGTCGACGTCTCCGGCGGCGAGGTCGTCCAGCTCGTCCAGGGCGAGCGCGGCACCGAAAAGCGGTACGGCGATCCCACCGAGGCCGCCCGCCGGTGGATCGATGCCGGCGCGCGAACGCTCCATCTCGTCGATCTCGACGGCGCGTTCGAGGGCGAGCGCGTCAACGCCGACGCGTTCGCGGAGATCATCGAGGCGGTCGACGTCGACCTCCAGCTCGGTGGGGGGATCCGGACCGCCGCCGACGCCAGGGAGTTGCTCGATCTGGGGGTCGATCGGGTGATCCTCGGAACTGCCGCGGTCGAGAACCCCGACATCGTCGAAGAGATCTCGGAGACACATCCCGGTCGCGTGATGGTGAGCCTCGACGCGAAAGGGGAGGAAGTCGTTGTCGCCGGCTGGACGGAGTCGACGGGGCTGGACCCCGCCGAGGCCGCAAAGCGCTACGAGGCGCTCGGGGCCGGCGCGGTCCTGTTTACCGACGTCGACGTCGAGGGACAGCTCGAGGGGGTAAACGCGGAGCTGGTCTCCCGGGTTGCAGGCGCAGTCGAGATCCCGGTGGTCGCAAGCGGCGGGGTCGCGAGCGTCGACGACGTCCGTACCTTAAAGGAGGCGGGGGCGGCTGCCGTCGTCGTCGGCACCGCACTCTACGAGGGGGCGTTCACGCTCGAGGAAGCGATGGCTGCTGTCCGATAG
- a CDS encoding CBS domain-containing protein, with protein sequence MRGIHIGSAFGIPVRLNWTFLIILPIFAYIIGADIGLIAEALNELFAADIDVAQLENGMTQWVLGLVAAIGLFVGVLLHEFGHSLVAMRYGYEIDSITLWLLGGLASFTEFPEDWKHEFWIAIAGPVVSVAVGVVSYVGFLLTPSGLDGVAFVLGYLALLNVVLAVFNMLPGFPMDGGRVLRALLARKRPHAQATQMAAEVGKIFAFVLGLLGLFAFNVILILLAFFIYIAASGEAQQTLLKATFEGVCVRDVMTPRSELKTVTETETVAELFERMFRERHTGYPVVRGGELVGVVTLDDASDVKEVERDAYRIEDVMSTDVTTIQPNEDALTALRTMQENGVGRLPVVDEEGTLVGLISRTDLMTAFDVIRSGGSVSPFDGENIPAPFDASNPSK encoded by the coding sequence ATGCGCGGTATTCACATCGGGAGCGCGTTCGGCATTCCCGTCAGGCTCAACTGGACGTTTCTCATCATTCTCCCTATTTTCGCGTACATTATCGGCGCGGACATCGGTCTGATTGCGGAGGCGCTCAACGAGTTGTTCGCGGCGGACATCGACGTCGCCCAACTCGAAAACGGGATGACCCAGTGGGTGCTCGGGCTGGTCGCCGCGATCGGGCTGTTCGTCGGCGTGTTGCTCCACGAGTTCGGCCACTCGCTGGTGGCGATGCGGTACGGCTACGAGATCGACTCGATCACGCTGTGGCTCCTGGGCGGGCTCGCGAGCTTCACGGAGTTCCCCGAGGACTGGAAACACGAGTTCTGGATCGCCATCGCCGGCCCGGTGGTCAGCGTCGCCGTCGGCGTCGTCTCGTACGTCGGGTTCCTGTTGACGCCGTCGGGACTGGACGGCGTGGCGTTCGTGCTGGGCTATCTGGCGCTGCTCAACGTCGTGCTCGCGGTTTTCAACATGCTTCCGGGCTTCCCGATGGACGGCGGTCGGGTGCTCCGTGCGCTGCTGGCGCGCAAGCGCCCACACGCGCAGGCGACCCAGATGGCCGCCGAGGTGGGGAAGATCTTCGCGTTCGTGCTCGGACTGCTCGGACTGTTCGCGTTCAACGTGATCTTGATCCTGCTCGCGTTCTTCATCTACATCGCCGCCTCCGGGGAGGCCCAGCAGACCCTCCTCAAGGCCACCTTCGAGGGCGTCTGTGTCCGCGACGTGATGACGCCCAGGAGCGAACTCAAGACGGTGACGGAAACCGAAACCGTCGCAGAACTCTTCGAACGCATGTTCCGGGAGCGTCACACCGGCTATCCGGTCGTCCGCGGCGGGGAACTCGTCGGTGTCGTGACTCTCGACGACGCAAGCGACGTCAAGGAGGTCGAACGCGACGCCTACCGGATCGAGGACGTCATGTCGACCGACGTGACGACGATTCAACCCAACGAAGATGCGTTGACCGCCCTACGAACGATGCAGGAGAACGGCGTCGGCCGGCTGCCAGTCGTCGACGAGGAGGGAACCCTGGTCGGTCTCATCTCCCGGACCGACCTGATGACCGCGTTCGACGTCATCCGGTCGGGCGGGTCCGTCAGCCCATTCGACGGGGAGAACATTCCGGCACCGTTCGACGCCAGTAACCCGTCGAAGTGA
- a CDS encoding universal stress protein: MAIDTVLLAIGPDEADRIDRLTEETIELAEPNDATVVIAHVLDQDAYDELAVKLGFDPDNGEVFPTDVVRRHSLIRELTDELEAAGIDVEIRGAVGDRGDQIVRLASEVGADSVVVGGRRRSPTGKAVFGSVAQEVMLSSPCPVTFVRNDTL; the protein is encoded by the coding sequence ATGGCAATAGACACAGTCCTCCTGGCCATCGGGCCGGACGAAGCCGACCGTATCGACCGACTGACCGAAGAGACGATCGAACTCGCGGAACCGAACGACGCCACCGTCGTGATCGCCCACGTCCTGGATCAGGACGCCTACGACGAGCTCGCCGTGAAACTCGGATTCGATCCGGACAACGGCGAGGTGTTCCCCACCGACGTGGTTCGCCGCCACTCGCTGATCCGGGAGCTCACTGACGAACTGGAGGCGGCTGGGATAGACGTCGAGATCCGGGGTGCGGTGGGCGACCGGGGCGACCAGATCGTGCGGCTCGCCAGCGAGGTCGGCGCCGACAGCGTCGTCGTCGGCGGCCGGCGCCGTTCGCCGACCGGCAAGGCGGTGTTCGGGAGCGTCGCACAGGAAGTGATGCTCTCCTCGCCGTGCCCGGTGACGTTCGTCCGCAACGACACCCTGTGA
- a CDS encoding DUF7474 family protein produces MPRFQYPCPGCRTTNSLHQQGCSFEGADWSAIEKAYTDLIAVLSDPDAAPLSEADLREVVHGEWSGLYKAALGVLRREGRVVEDDGELRLLTAAEYKEQVSEPDREPLRTIYEHGSVPGCHDNAVFAMIAWYEMVGLSWAETKENVIEWLRTSGAWDRGGFEESSPEELVESKRHVYEAGYGWKEKAQAAKRVIERHR; encoded by the coding sequence GTGCCGCGCTTCCAGTATCCGTGCCCGGGCTGCCGGACCACGAACAGCCTCCACCAGCAGGGCTGCTCGTTCGAGGGCGCCGACTGGAGCGCGATCGAGAAGGCGTACACCGACCTGATCGCCGTTCTGTCGGATCCGGACGCGGCGCCGCTTTCGGAGGCCGACCTGCGCGAGGTGGTCCACGGCGAGTGGAGCGGGCTGTACAAGGCCGCCCTGGGCGTGCTCCGTCGCGAGGGGCGCGTCGTCGAGGACGACGGCGAGTTGCGGCTGCTCACGGCCGCCGAGTACAAAGAGCAGGTTTCCGAACCGGACCGGGAGCCGCTGCGAACGATCTACGAACACGGCTCCGTGCCCGGGTGTCACGACAACGCCGTCTTCGCGATGATCGCCTGGTACGAGATGGTCGGGCTCTCGTGGGCCGAGACGAAGGAGAACGTGATCGAGTGGCTCCGGACCTCCGGGGCGTGGGACCGCGGCGGGTTCGAGGAGTCGTCGCCGGAGGAACTCGTCGAGAGCAAGCGCCACGTCTACGAGGCCGGCTACGGCTGGAAAGAGAAGGCGCAGGCGGCAAAACGCGTCATCGAGCGTCATCGGTAG
- a CDS encoding cupin domain-containing protein, whose protein sequence is MSLDRYASALADLDPDEGEVETAELVVTDDVLVKAFALGAGAELEPHEHADSTNVFHVLEGAVTVLQGEEKESVAAPGVVLHERGVDHGARNDTDETVVFTASLCPLPG, encoded by the coding sequence ATGTCCCTCGACAGATACGCATCCGCGCTCGCCGATCTCGACCCCGACGAGGGCGAGGTCGAAACCGCCGAACTCGTCGTCACCGACGACGTGCTCGTGAAGGCGTTCGCGCTGGGGGCCGGCGCGGAGCTCGAACCCCACGAACACGCCGACAGCACCAACGTCTTCCACGTGCTCGAGGGGGCCGTCACCGTCCTCCAGGGCGAAGAGAAGGAGTCGGTCGCGGCCCCCGGCGTCGTCCTCCACGAACGCGGCGTCGATCACGGCGCTCGAAACGACACCGACGAGACCGTGGTGTTCACCGCGAGCCTCTGTCCGCTGCCCGGGTGA
- a CDS encoding cupin domain-containing protein has translation MNDTSARNVDPVVKRAADVTDEPVDAADGLAKGVLIDESDGAPNFAIRRFTLAPGAEVPKHTNEVEHEQYVLEGEYTVGIGEGADTEKYVVSAGDALLIPAGTVHWYRNDGDEEGAFLCAVPNGDDAIELVE, from the coding sequence ATGAACGACACATCCGCCCGAAACGTCGATCCGGTCGTCAAGCGCGCAGCCGACGTGACCGACGAACCTGTCGACGCCGCCGACGGTCTCGCCAAGGGCGTCCTGATCGACGAGTCCGACGGGGCACCGAACTTCGCGATCCGGCGGTTCACGCTCGCCCCCGGCGCAGAAGTGCCGAAACACACAAACGAGGTCGAGCACGAACAGTACGTCCTCGAAGGCGAGTACACCGTCGGCATCGGCGAGGGAGCCGACACGGAGAAGTACGTCGTCTCGGCGGGCGACGCCCTGTTGATCCCCGCGGGAACCGTCCACTGGTACCGAAACGACGGCGACGAGGAGGGGGCGTTCCTGTGTGCGGTTCCGAACGGCGACGACGCGATCGAACTGGTCGAATAA
- a CDS encoding ROK family protein, giving the protein MAYYVGVDLGATNVRAVVGDDDATVLGSAEGPTPQGPSGIAVTEAVLDLVREACAEAGVEPSSAVAAGIGSIGPLDLAAGAVENPANLPDAIGRIPLTGPLSTLLDTDQVYLHNDTNAGVIGERFHSDRNPDDMVYLTISSGIGAGVCVDGEVLDGWDGNAGEVGHMTIDPTGFMTCGCGKDGHWEAYCSGNNIPRYARRLHAEDPIETALEVENPEFSAADVFAHAGDDEFADHVLNQFSHWNTMGVANVIHAYAPLVISVGGAVALNNPDRVFEPIRERLEEMVFINVPEIRLTDLGDDVVVEGALASALTGGTGDRSRL; this is encoded by the coding sequence ATGGCCTACTACGTGGGCGTCGACCTGGGAGCGACGAACGTCAGGGCCGTCGTCGGTGACGACGACGCGACAGTCCTCGGCTCCGCCGAGGGTCCCACGCCGCAAGGTCCGTCCGGGATCGCAGTCACGGAGGCAGTGCTCGACCTGGTCAGGGAGGCGTGTGCCGAGGCGGGTGTGGAACCTTCGTCGGCGGTCGCGGCCGGGATCGGCTCGATCGGGCCGCTGGATCTGGCGGCCGGCGCCGTCGAGAACCCGGCGAACCTGCCGGACGCGATCGGCCGGATTCCGCTTACCGGTCCCCTGTCGACCCTGCTCGACACCGACCAGGTGTACCTCCACAACGACACGAACGCCGGCGTCATCGGCGAGCGGTTCCACTCCGACCGGAACCCCGACGACATGGTGTATCTGACCATCTCCTCCGGGATCGGGGCGGGCGTGTGCGTCGACGGCGAGGTGCTCGACGGCTGGGACGGCAACGCCGGCGAGGTCGGCCACATGACCATCGATCCCACCGGATTCATGACCTGCGGCTGCGGGAAGGACGGCCACTGGGAAGCCTACTGCTCGGGTAACAACATTCCCCGGTACGCCCGCCGACTCCACGCCGAGGACCCGATCGAGACGGCGCTGGAGGTCGAAAACCCCGAGTTTTCGGCGGCGGACGTGTTCGCTCACGCCGGGGACGACGAGTTCGCCGACCACGTGCTCAACCAGTTCTCCCACTGGAACACGATGGGCGTCGCGAACGTCATCCACGCGTACGCGCCGCTGGTGATTTCGGTCGGCGGCGCGGTCGCGCTCAACAATCCCGACCGCGTGTTCGAGCCGATCCGCGAGCGACTCGAGGAGATGGTGTTCATAAACGTTCCCGAAATCCGCCTCACCGACCTGGGCGACGACGTCGTCGTCGAGGGGGCGCTCGCCAGCGCGCTCACCGGCGGGACGGGTGACCGCTCCCGGCTGTAG
- a CDS encoding oxidoreductase, with protein sequence MGWSVEDVPDQTGRRIVITGANSGIGFEAASVLAREGARVVMACRSLDRGEAAAEEIREAAGDVDLAVRRLDLADLESVRSFPNRLAPDDRPIDVLVNNAGIMGIPRHETDEGFEQQFGVNHLGHFALTGVLCSDLADKARVVTVSSGMHERGEIDFEDLHGEKSYGKWDAYAQSKLANLLFAYELDRRAEDADTSITSVGVHPGYADTSLQSRGPELAGSPVRKAMMRVANAIFAQPAADGALPTLYAATAPDVEGGEYYGPGGLLNMRGPPERQQSSERSYDRETARRLWELSEELTGVQFDLE encoded by the coding sequence ATGGGCTGGAGCGTCGAAGATGTCCCGGACCAGACAGGCCGACGGATCGTGATCACGGGCGCAAACAGCGGGATCGGGTTCGAGGCGGCGTCGGTGCTCGCACGCGAGGGCGCCCGGGTCGTGATGGCGTGCCGGAGCCTCGACCGGGGCGAAGCTGCAGCCGAGGAGATCCGGGAGGCGGCGGGCGACGTCGACCTCGCGGTCCGACGGCTCGATCTCGCCGATCTCGAGTCGGTGAGGTCGTTCCCGAACCGGCTGGCGCCCGACGACCGCCCGATCGACGTCCTGGTGAACAACGCCGGAATCATGGGAATCCCGAGACACGAGACCGATGAGGGATTCGAGCAACAGTTCGGCGTCAACCACCTCGGCCACTTCGCGCTCACGGGGGTGCTCTGTTCGGACCTCGCCGACAAGGCTCGGGTGGTTACCGTCTCCAGCGGCATGCACGAACGGGGCGAGATTGACTTTGAGGACCTCCACGGGGAGAAGTCGTACGGCAAGTGGGACGCGTACGCGCAGTCGAAGCTCGCGAATCTGCTGTTCGCCTACGAACTGGACCGGCGGGCGGAGGACGCTGATACCAGCATAACAAGCGTCGGCGTTCACCCGGGGTACGCCGACACCAGCCTGCAGTCGCGGGGCCCGGAGCTGGCCGGCTCTCCGGTTCGGAAAGCGATGATGCGCGTCGCGAACGCGATCTTCGCCCAGCCGGCCGCGGACGGTGCGTTGCCGACGCTGTACGCTGCGACAGCACCCGACGTCGAGGGGGGAGAGTACTACGGCCCGGGCGGCCTTTTAAACATGCGGGGGCCGCCCGAACGACAGCAATCCTCCGAGCGGTCGTACGACCGGGAAACCGCCCGTCGGTTGTGGGAGCTTTCCGAGGAACTCACCGGCGTCCAGTTCGATCTCGAGTGA
- a CDS encoding CBS domain-containing protein → MNSQNRTRVREVMSTPLETIAPDASVPEAAEKMHDREINALVVRTSPRSIVSSSDIIAAVAQGEDITQLAVSDVMTTDVETVTPDLYMEEVAAMMTTYGIKHLPVVDDDYVGMVSSTDVTAHLS, encoded by the coding sequence ATGAACAGCCAGAACAGAACGCGCGTCAGAGAGGTAATGTCGACACCGCTGGAAACCATCGCACCGGACGCCTCCGTCCCCGAAGCCGCAGAGAAGATGCACGACCGCGAGATCAACGCGCTGGTCGTGCGGACCTCGCCGCGGTCGATCGTGAGCAGTTCGGACATCATCGCCGCGGTCGCGCAGGGTGAAGACATCACGCAGCTCGCGGTCTCGGACGTGATGACCACTGACGTGGAGACGGTGACGCCGGACCTCTACATGGAAGAGGTGGCGGCGATGATGACGACCTACGGGATCAAACACCTCCCGGTCGTCGACGACGACTACGTGGGGATGGTCTCCTCGACGGACGTGACGGCACACCTCTCGTGA
- the prf1 gene encoding peptide chain release factor aRF-1: protein MSTDVEEPGEDRRKYEFRKVIEELQEYEGSGTQLVTIYIPEDRQIADVVAHVTQEHSEAANIKSKQTRTNVQDALTSIKDRLRYYDTYPPDNGMVIFSGAVDSGGGRTEMVTRTLESPPEPVQSFRYHCDSDFLTGPLEEMLMDKGLFGLIVLDRREANVGWLKGKRVEPVKSASSLVPGKQRKGGQSAQRFARLRLEAIDNFYQEVAEMANELFVPERHDLDGILVGGPSPTKDEFLDGDYLHHEIQDKVLGKFDVAYTDESGLHDLVDAADEALADQEVVKDKHQMEEFFENLNTGEEATYGFEQTRRNLIMGSVDRLLISEDLRSDVVVYECPNGHEEYEVVDSRHSTPDHECSECGEPAEVQEREDVIEHLMAIAEQRGTETKFISTDFEKGEQLLDAFGGVAGILRYSTGI, encoded by the coding sequence ATGAGCACCGACGTAGAGGAGCCCGGCGAAGACCGGCGGAAGTACGAGTTCCGCAAGGTCATCGAAGAGCTCCAGGAGTACGAGGGATCGGGCACCCAGCTCGTCACCATCTACATCCCCGAAGATCGGCAGATCGCCGACGTCGTCGCCCACGTCACCCAGGAGCACAGTGAGGCGGCAAACATCAAATCCAAGCAGACCCGGACGAACGTCCAGGACGCGCTCACCAGCATCAAGGACCGCCTGCGCTACTACGACACCTATCCGCCGGACAACGGGATGGTGATTTTCTCGGGCGCGGTCGACAGCGGCGGCGGACGCACGGAGATGGTGACCCGGACGCTGGAGTCGCCCCCAGAGCCGGTCCAGTCGTTCCGCTACCACTGCGACTCCGACTTCCTGACGGGACCGCTCGAGGAGATGCTGATGGACAAGGGGCTGTTCGGGCTGATCGTGCTCGACCGCCGGGAGGCCAACGTCGGCTGGCTGAAAGGCAAGCGCGTCGAGCCGGTCAAGTCCGCCTCCTCGCTGGTCCCCGGAAAGCAGCGCAAGGGTGGCCAGTCCGCCCAGCGGTTCGCCCGCCTGCGCCTGGAGGCGATCGACAACTTCTATCAGGAGGTCGCCGAGATGGCCAACGAGCTGTTCGTTCCGGAGCGTCACGACCTCGACGGGATCCTCGTCGGCGGTCCCTCCCCCACGAAAGACGAGTTCCTCGACGGCGACTACCTCCACCACGAGATCCAGGACAAGGTGCTCGGGAAGTTCGACGTCGCCTACACCGACGAGTCCGGCCTCCACGACCTCGTCGACGCCGCCGACGAGGCGCTTGCCGATCAGGAGGTCGTCAAGGACAAACACCAGATGGAGGAGTTCTTCGAGAACCTCAACACCGGCGAGGAGGCGACCTACGGGTTCGAGCAGACCCGCCGGAACCTGATAATGGGATCGGTCGACCGGCTGTTGATCTCCGAGGACCTCCGATCGGACGTCGTCGTCTACGAGTGTCCGAACGGCCACGAGGAGTACGAGGTGGTCGACAGCCGCCACTCGACGCCCGACCACGAGTGCAGCGAGTGTGGTGAACCCGCCGAGGTCCAGGAGCGCGAGGACGTCATCGAGCACCTGATGGCGATCGCCGAACAGCGCGGCACCGAAACCAAGTTCATCTCCACCGATTTCGAAAAGGGCGAACAGTTGCTGGACGCCTTCGGCGGCGTCGCCGGAATCTTGCGGTACTCGACGGGGATCTGA
- the hisB gene encoding imidazoleglycerol-phosphate dehydratase HisB, translating to MSERRAAVSRETAETDVEVTLVVDGDGESEIDTGVGFFDHMLASFSKHGLFDLTVRCDGDLAVDDHHTVEDVAIALGEAFAEALGDKRGIVRYADRRVPLDEAVASVVVDVSGRPRWYFEGAFSQEQVGGFTSDMARHFGESLAVNAGLTVHAGVDGENAHHEIEALFKCLARALDDATRIDERRSDTPSTKGEL from the coding sequence ATGAGCGAGCGACGCGCCGCCGTCTCTCGGGAGACGGCCGAGACTGACGTGGAGGTGACCCTCGTCGTCGACGGCGACGGCGAAAGCGAGATCGACACCGGCGTGGGGTTTTTCGATCACATGCTGGCGTCGTTTTCGAAACACGGGCTGTTCGATCTGACCGTCCGGTGTGACGGCGACCTCGCGGTCGACGACCATCACACCGTCGAGGACGTCGCCATCGCACTCGGGGAGGCGTTCGCGGAGGCGCTTGGCGACAAGCGGGGCATCGTCCGGTACGCCGACCGCCGGGTCCCACTGGACGAGGCGGTCGCGAGCGTCGTCGTCGACGTCTCCGGTCGCCCGCGGTGGTACTTCGAGGGCGCGTTCTCCCAGGAGCAGGTCGGCGGGTTCACCAGCGACATGGCCCGTCACTTCGGCGAGTCGCTCGCCGTGAACGCCGGACTCACCGTCCACGCGGGCGTCGATGGGGAGAACGCCCACCACGAGATCGAGGCGCTATTTAAATGCCTGGCGCGGGCGCTCGACGACGCCACCCGGATCGACGAGCGACGGAGCGACACGCCGAGCACGAAAGGGGAACTATGA